Within Patescibacteria group bacterium, the genomic segment CCGCCGATCCTTTAAAAAGAAGTTCGAGCCGACAGTTTTTGCCATGATTGATAAATCATGGCAACTATTTTTTGCGCGCGCGATTTTGTGCGCTGAAAGCGCACTATTTACGAATTCTTGAAAAGGTTCGAGCCACTCAACGCCGTTTTGCGAAATTTCCTTAATTTTAGAGTTAAGAAGCGATTTTGTCTCGACCAATTCATTCTTTTTCTTTTGATAATCTTCCGGAGAAATAACTTTGTCTAAATATCCTTCGAGCAATCGGTCTGTTTTTTCTTCTGTTTCTTTAAGTTGCAGCTGATAAGTTGAAACAATCCCTGTTGATTTTTCTTTTTCATTGTTTGCGTCTTTTTCCGCCCATTCAAGAAACTTTTTAGCGGCGTGCGGCGGCAGAGAAGCTTGCAAAACAATTTCTTTTAACTGCATTTCAATTTTTTCCTTATCAATATATTTTTGCGAGCAATTACCCATTTTTTTGGAACAACGGTAGTAAATATATTCAACCGTTCTATTTGTTCGCTTGTAATACTTGATATGTTTTTCAGCGGTAATTGCGCCGCCGCATTCGCCGCACTTGGCTAAACCCAGAAAATCAAATAGATGTTTATTGTTTTTAACTTTGCGACTTTTCAGCTTGACTACTTCCTGGCATTTATCAAAAAGTTTCTTGCTGATTAAAGGCGGGTGTTTTCCTTCATATAGTTCGCCGCAAAATTTCATCACTCCATAATAAAACGGATCGGTCAAAATTCTTTTGATTTTATCCAGATGAAGTTCATGGCCACTTTTGTTGTAAATTTTGTTTTGGTTGAAAAATTTGCGAATGTCCGCATATCCGTAACCGCCGGTGGCAAAAAGCTGAAAAGCTTTTTGCACATACTTGGCTCTTTTTTCATCAACCTCAATTTTCTTGTTAATATTTAGATAACCAAACTGCGCTTGATTGGGCCACTCACCGCGACGAAGTTTTTGTCTGTTGCCTCGCTTTACATTCTCGGAAAGATTATCAACATAATACTTAGACTGATTAAAAGCCATGCCTAACATAAACTTGCCTTGTGGGGTATTTTCAAACCAAAAGCTGGGAAATTTTAGATCAAGCAATTTTCCGGTATCCAGTAAATAGATAATCTTTCCGCCATCAACAGAATTTCTGGCCAAACGGTCAGGGTGCCAAGAGAGAATACCGGCGGCT encodes:
- a CDS encoding recombinase family protein, with protein sequence MIKYIAYCRKSTDEPDRQILSIEAQVAELEEHAAKEGLKIISFITESKTAKEPGREKFAEVLEKIENGEAAGILSWHPDRLARNSVDGGKIIYLLDTGKLLDLKFPSFWFENTPQGKFMLGMAFNQSKYYVDNLSENVKRGNRQKLRRGEWPNQAQFGYLNINKKIEVDEKRAKYVQKAFQLFATGGYGYADIRKFFNQNKIYNKSGHELHLDKIKRILTDPFYYGVMKFCGELYEGKHPPLISKKLFDKCQEVVKLKSRKVKNNKHLFDFLGLAKCGECGGAITAEKHIKYYKRTNRTVEYIYYRCSKKMGNCSQKYIDKEKIEMQLKEIVLQASLPPHAAKKFLEWAEKDANNEKEKSTGIVSTYQLQLKETEEKTDRLLEGYLDKVISPEDYQKKKNELVETKSLLNSKIKEISQNGVEWLEPFQEFVNSALSAHKIARAKNSCHDLSIMAKTVGSNFFLKDRRLSASFKKGGFDALSAEAGAESATPRWFSSLYWLPG